The genomic window CGCCTGCCATGCTACTTGATTCGAGAAAGATGAGGACGAGCAGTTCTTAGCAGGACCAGGGCCCGAGCATCACATTTGATCCGCGATCCACACAACAGCAGGATACCAATTTTCACAAGAATCTCATATGTCATAGTGTACACATATACACACATGCACTCAGGATTCTCAAATACGAATACAGTTCACGAGATACAACTTACAAGTAAATCTATACCCAAATACAGTACTATATTTTGAACTAAGGATTCCGTACAAACTTTTTTTTGAGGGATCAGCTGGAGTTGCCCCCTGCTGCTTATAAATATACTCTCTGTACATACTTGGTAATAGGAAGACGATAATGCAGTGTGAAACTTGGGCAGCCTGAGACAGTGAGACTATCTGCCCTGAAGATCCGTGTACGTTAATTGATTCCCTGATTCGGTATTGTTGTCATCCGCAGGAACACGAGGAGACCTTCCAACAAAAAATGCAGCTTGCTTCGGAGACGGAATCGTAACGTCACCACTCAACATCCTGAGCACCAGGGACATGGTTGGCCTCTCAGCTGGTAACTCCTGCACGCACAGGAGACCCACCTGAATGCATCTGCAGACTTCATCGTAAGTGTATGTTGTTCCCATAAGCGGATCGATAAGCTCTGAGACACTGCCTTCCTTCCACAGGGTCCATGCCTGGAACATACGTTGTGAATTAGATAAGGCAATTGGCAAGCAAAAAGTTCATGGATATTCTCTAGTTTTGATTTGACAACAAGTATGGTGAGTGGGGGAGACAGCGTTATCTTACATAGCCCAAGAGGTTCATTGACCATTCATCGACAAAAGAGCTGTTCCTGCGTCCACTCACAATCTCTAGGACCAGAACACCGAAACTGAAGACGTCAGATTTATCAGAGAATTTACCCTCCATTGCATACTCCGGGGAGATGTAGCCACTGCGTTCCACAGATTTTATCAGATTAGCTTGTTGCCAGGTGATGCTATGTAGAATTGGAATTAATTTGTCTATTATCCGAATAAAGCAGTAAGATTAGAAAGGTTACTTTAAAGAAGATGCAATTACTGAGCAGCACTAAAACAACCATTACAGAAGcagatgaatgcaatggaatgGAACTCCCTGTTCAGCCATATGCTGTAGCGAGAAAAAGAGAAAAGCAGCCTTACTAGGTGCCGACAATTCGACGAGTAAGGTCTTGAAGCTGGTGTTCACCGAAAATTCTAGCCATGCCAAAGTCTGATATCTTGGGGTTGAAATCATCATCTAGTAAAATATTGCTTGCTTTGAGATCCCTATGGATAATTTTCAGCCTGGAATCCTGATGAAGGTACAGTAACCCTCTTTCAATTCCCTGAATAATCTTGTATCGCAATTTCCAGCCTAATACAAGTCTCTTACTTTCatctgaaaattttatagtaagtATTAAAGGTCAATACAAAAATTCATTTACTGTATAAAGTATTCGTATAAAATCAGAAATGCGAGTAACTGAAACTTACTGAAAATAAATGAGTCAAGACTCTTGTTGGGCATGTATTCATACAACATCATCTTCTCTTCTCCATGAATACAACAACCAAAAAGCCTCACTAAGTTCCTGTGTTGCAGCTTGGATAGAACCGTCACCTCATTCTTGAACTCTTCCAATCCCTGCCCGGAGCTTTTAGATAGCCTCTTAATAGCAATCTCTTGGCCATCTGGTAGTATCCCCTGGAGATAACATCAAGTATCCACTATGCTTATCCAGATGAAAAGAATTAATTAAACAAACTCAACCATATCATAACAGTTGGAGGAAGTATATGAAGTTTCCAATACTCCACCTTGAAAACTGGACCAAATCCACCTTCACCAAGCTTTTCACTGAAATTGTTCGTTGCTGAATAAACAGTGCTGAATTCAACTAATGGTGAGCTCAAAATTGATCTTTTCACCGAATCATCTTCGTATATGTTATCATCTGCAGCTGATGTTGATCTATCTTCTCTAGCAATCTGAAATAATGGTTTCCGTGTTCTCCGTGCGCCTGCAATTTAGTGAAAAGTTAACAAAGTCACAAACATACTCCTTTTTGTTTGGAGCATTCAACAAACCTACATAACAATCCATGTAAATAAAACAATGACAGTTACTTCTAAAATGTGCTGCCATGGAAATTACACTGATACTAAATCAAATATCAACGTGCAAGTTCCATAATCTGAGCGACAGCAGGATTTGGAAAGTTACAGCGTTAGAATGGATTGAAAAATATGCTGATAAAAAAGAAGAAAGCATCTTTATCAAGTGCGTATGAGGCTATTCGTTTGTCAATTTTGGACATAACttcataaaaaaaacaaataaaaagaaaagaaagaaagaagaagagaacaagaagactGAAGACCATAGAAGCTCAGATGTATGTAAGAATAAGGCAGAAAGCATCATATCACctatttgcttgatgatgtgcCTCTTCAGGAAACCAAACACGCAGAAATGCATGATGTTAATCAGGAAGCTAGTACCTTACTACCAACACACACAATACATCAGGCTTTTATGCTTGGCACATATGAATGCAGGTCAAACAGGTAATTGCGTGCCTTTTGCAAGCCAGGAATCCCTAATGCTCCTCTTTTCAACAGAGCCATTTGGTCAACTAGGTAATGTCGTGTGATGATAGAAAAACAAAACTGTTAGTTTGATATGATGATGGAACATGATGCTATTAAATAGGGTTTATCTTGTTTGACATCTTGGCTTAGAAGACAATACTGAAGAGTTCAGTACTTGTTTACGTGATTGAATTTGACTATTGCGAGATGCCACTATCTGTAGATGCCACGCCAGAACGCGTAGCTTGCTATAGAAGTAAATAATATTTTAATTTGTAAAAAAATGTCATTAGCAGGTTAGGACAAAAGAGTTTGATAGGTACATGCACGACAAAACAACAAGCAAGAACTAAGCTGGGATGACTCCCCAATAGCCAGTTCTGGATGACCGATTCTGAAACTTCAGACGCGGAATGTGCATACCTTGACCATCAGAGTCACTCCTTGGCTCATTGCTGATAAGACGGTCCTGATCCCTAACACCTGAATATTGTACTGTATTATCTGCGTAAAATTAGAGCTGGATGGAGCTGACACCATATTTCGACAAACTATCCCTACATTGCCTTCACTCTTCGTACCGGCAGATCGAGGGAGAAAATCAGAATTTTGTCCCTATGGGAAGTGGGCTTCGCCCAAATGCCATCAATTTTGTGGGCTTCGCTGAAATGCCTTTATGAAACGAGTCCAACACGCTATAATGCCATTTTGAGTTTTAAGTCTACTTTAAAAAAATTTCAGCCAAAATTTTAGCCTTCAGTGACCATTTTGCCCATGAGCTTGTTGAATCGATGGGGAAAGCGAGCAGAGAGAGAAGTGCGGGCGGTGGTGCTCCTCGCCGCCGGGCACAGAGAGAGACGGTGGGAGACAGAGAGGGGCTTGAGCGGTGGAGCTGCTCACCGTTGAGCAGAGCACCTGGGCAAGCGGCCGGTCGCTGGACCTGGGCGCTTGGGCGAGTGCCCACCTGGACCGAGCGCTGCTCTGGCGCTGGGAGCACGCGGCTCTTATTGCTCGGCCTCCCACGACGAACAAGCAGGAAGAAACGAAGAACTGAGAATCTAGAACAGGAAACCGGCGGCCACAAAATCGATGAAAAACTAGACTAAATCAAAACAAATCGTGACCAAACTTTTCATAGGCCATCACAAGGGAGTTGGTGAGCATACTCTAAGAGATTATCGCCCAATTTCAACCCAAACTCCGGGAAAATTAGATCATGGCCAAGAACACGAAAAACTCCCCAAAAACAAAATTCGTTCAATTTCTTCGTGCTCGACTCGATTTGATCAAATTCACTTAAGGGGTAGCATCAACTCATGTCATAGCACGAATCTGAGCAAAAAAGAACGAACTAAATCGGTCTCAAAATGAAGAATCCAAGCAAGAACGGGGGAGGGAAAAACTGAGAAAAAAAGCTACAAAAATAAAATCACAGACACAATCCCTAGAACACAAATTGGTAGTGTCATTGCCAATTGGTGCCGTCCTTTCACAGATAAACACAGAGAAGGCAAACATTGAAACAGCAAGCATTCAAGGCCAAACCCTAGAACATGAATCAAAGTCATCGAAGGGACGAATCAGAGAGGCAAAAGCAAAATCCCAAAATAAAGAGGAAACGGGAGCACCTGAGACTGCTCTGTGCCAACCGCGGCACCGCCGAGACCCATGGGCACCGGGCACGAGCACCATGAGCGACCACagcaggagagagggagaggggcaaATATGAGGACAACTAGCCTGCAAGGCCATGCCTCTGCCCTGCCCTACGCCGGCCGCGCCACGGCCCGGTGGTAGATCGAGAcggagggagaggggagggggccGCCCGCGCTGCGCCACctcgggagagagagggagagggagagaggaaggggaggcgacGGGAGCGAGAGAACGAGAGGGGGAGAGATGAGAGGGCAAGGGGGTCAACGAGCTCAGGGGCAAAATGGTCACTGAATGCTAAAATTTTGGCTAAAATTTTTTTAAAGTAGACTTAAAACTCAAAATGGCATTATAGCGTGTTGGACTCGTTTCATAAGGGCATTTCAGTGAAGCCCATAAAATTGATGGCATTTGGGCGAAGCCCACTCCCCATAAGAGCAAAATTCCGATTTTCTCAGATCGAGGATGACATAAAGTGTCAAACGCAACACAATTTGAGAAATCAAATTTTGCGCAAATGGTGGGAGAGGAAGAGGCCGTCAGGACACTTATGATGGGGTGGTCGTCGCAAATCTTCAAAGTAGATTGAGGATTTGAGCGGCTACGTGGTGGCGCTTGGGGTCGGCGGCCTTCGCCCTCAACATCGCCGCCCAAGTCTCCGGCGGGCCGGCGGGTTCGGCTCCGAAGCCGTTGACCTGGTGTTAAAGAACGTGGGGTGGCCTAGCCTGTCAATCGGACATTGGGCCCCGATTCTTCCAATAGGCCATGTCGATTTGGATCTTAATGGGCCATATATAGTAGTTTTGGTGCGGAAATCTGCTTTGCCGAATAAGGAAAAAGTCAACGTTACCTTCCTTAACTTTTACAaaaatatgttttcctccctaaatTCTAAAACCGGATAAACCACctcctgaacttttaaaaccgttcgttttacctctctgaccggttataagcggttttcaaagacagttttgtctttttcttttttatttattttgactgaatctttgaaaaatcatagtaaacataaaatgaaaaatctagttTTGTTGGACTaaacatgagtagatctacacagtgaacatataatatagtatgctttagtacaatttttttaagCTTTAGATCTATaatttctataattaattcatagccgcagtttctatggtccaattgtggtgaaatttttatggtgaactaattattgtatgcttgaactatagtaaaaatttcatactcattaaatcatgtataacttagttatagattggaccatagaaactgcagctatgaattaattacagaaaagatctaaagctacaacaaaaaatttatactaaaatataccatattatatattcactatgtagatctacacacgtggagtccaacaaaattaaattttctattttataatttttctataatttactctgatttttcaaagattcagcagaaattaataaaaaagaaaaaaaataaaaaccgcctataaccggtcagggaggtaaaatataacaccctcggtgttacactgtaatctattgctaaaacattgcatgggtatcatgtttatgtgatggtgtatgtaaaatagtgtgtaaatcaattcctATAACTCGAGACGATCATTGGAAACGCGAAACAAAAGTTACATTCcatgtcgcgttatatcacttagggttttaaatgaatttttattaaacaaaaacactatagaacgcATATCCAGAACTTTAATAGGGTTTGTAGTACAACCTTCGtaggtgg from Miscanthus floridulus cultivar M001 chromosome 11, ASM1932011v1, whole genome shotgun sequence includes these protein-coding regions:
- the LOC136491543 gene encoding G-type lectin S-receptor-like serine/threonine-protein kinase At1g11410, translated to MHFCVFGFLKRHIIKQIGARRTRKPLFQIAREDRSTSAADDNIYEDDSVKRSILSSPLVEFSTVYSATNNFSEKLGEGGFGPVFKGILPDGQEIAIKRLSKSSGQGLEEFKNEVTVLSKLQHRNLVRLFGCCIHGEEKMMLYEYMPNKSLDSFIFNESKRLVLGWKLRYKIIQGIERGLLYLHQDSRLKIIHRDLKASNILLDDDFNPKISDFGMARIFGEHQLQDLTRRIVGTYGYISPEYAMEGKFSDKSDVFSFGVLVLEIVSGRRNSSFVDEWSMNLLGYAWTLWKEGSVSELIDPLMGTTYTYDEVCRCIQVGLLCVQELPAERPTMSLVLRMLSGDVTIPSPKQAAFFVGRSPRVPADDNNTESGNQLTYTDLQGR